DNA sequence from the Paenibacillus physcomitrellae genome:
GAGGTCGATAAGACGCGCACCGGTTTGCCTTCAGGGGTAAACAGCCTGGAAGCCGGAGAAACCGGAGACGCATGTGTAGAGGATGAGGCGTTCACAGCTGAGCTTATGTCCGGCTGATGCGGTTCTGAGCCTGTGATGGCGTCCTCTAGTTCAGCGCCTGATTCTTGGCGTTGTTCCATCGTTCTACCTGTTTGAATTTGATTCCCTGCGGTTTGATCAACTTCAGTTTGATTCCCTTCAGCTCCCCGCAGCGGTCCAGCCATATGCCGCTTGAGCTGTTCAATCATCTGCTCGTTAGTTTGTTGTTCTTTGATCTGTCCGTAGTACTGTTCTTCTTTGATCTGTCCGTCGAGCTTTTCTTCAGCCCGTAATTTGTTCTGTGCGTTCTTCTCTATCAACTCGGATTCCTCCCTGCCGAGCTTCCTTACCCGTGCCGCACTGGCACGAGCAGAAGCTCCAGTTTGCCCTCATCCACGTTTAATCTGCCTTCCACCGTTTCATACTCGCTACCGCCTACGATCAAATAATTGACATGCTCCAGCGCCGCAATCATGTTAGTAGACCATAAACGCTCTTCCATTTCCCGGACCTCACCGTCCGGCAGCTTCTCAAATAAAACTACGCTCATTTGCTGTTCCACATGACTTCCCCCTATATAAATCATTACCTACCTTATACGTCCTGGAGCCTTCTTCGTTTCATCCGCCAAGCTTTTCAGGTGGAAAAAGTCCTATTAATATTGGGAATACCTCCCATTCTAGCATAGAGACTCCGGAACAGCTTGGCAATTGGAAATTTTTACTCATCCTACTCCAGCAATCCTCGTTCATGCCCAGCGAATAGCCGAACCCGAATGAAAGGCAATATAATGGACAGGTTACATTTGCTGCTGGCAGGGTAATTTTTCAGGTACCTAGAACTTTTATAGACAAGGACAATACAACCACTTCCCTATACATAAAAATAAAGGATGGATATAGATGGACCTTACTCAGCTATCTTCGGCGATCGCCCCCGTGAATTTAAGAAGCTGTCTGATTCAACAACAAGGTAAGCTGATCTTCGAGCATTATAGAAGACCTCAAACCTTTCGGGAAACGGCCAAAATTAATTCCTGCACCAAAAGCATTCTCTCCTCCCTGCTCTGCATCGCCATGGATCAGGGGCTGCTGCCTGCGCTGTCCACGCCGGCCTCCGCTTTCTTCCCGCAGCTGGCCTCAGCAGAAGACTCCCGCAAGCAGAAGATCACGCTGGAGCATCTGCTGACGATGACAGCCGGCTTCAGCTGGACAGAATTCGGCGGCAAAAATTCCTTTCCTCACATGACCCGCACTCCTGACTGGATTGCCTATGTGCTGGACCAGCCCTTGGCAGATGAGCCCGGTACAAGAATGGAATATAATTCGGGTGTCTCCCAAATGCTGTCGCATATACTGGTGCAGGTTTCAGGAATGTCCACGGCAGATTTTGCGGAAAAATATTTGTTTGGTCCGCTGGGCATCAATCATTACGAATGGGAAACCGATCCTCAGGGCGTCCACACCGGCGGATTCGGCTTAAAGCTTCGTCCGGCAGATTTAATGAAATTCGGCCAGCTATACCTGGACAAGGGACGGTGGCAGGGCGAACCTTTGATCTCAAGCCCGCTTCTGGAGCGGTCCGTCCAGCCGGCTATCGCTGTCAACGATCCCTGGCGGGGGTATTACTGCTGGCACTGGTGGGCGGATACTTACCCCGGTGACGACCTGTCTGACCCGGCCGCTTCCTTCGAGTATTTCTATGCGCGTGGATTTGGCGGTCAGTTTGTACATGTCATTCCTAAGCTGGATATGGTTGTCGTGCTCACCCACGACAATCGGAAGAACAGCAAATACCCGGATGTATTCCGGGCATTTATCGCACCGCTGCTCATTGGAGAACCGGTTTCCGACATACGATAACACGATAACGGGAAACGGCCGCTTCCGCTTCAATCCAACAAGCCATCAAAAAGAACAGCACACCGGCCCAGCCGGTGTGCTGTTCTCCTTAGGCACAGATTGACACACGCTCCTAGGTAAGATCAACGACAAACTCGTCTTTCTGAGGATATTTCTCAGGAGAATAGTAATTGTACCGATCCAGATAAGGGGAATAGGTCCGAACATGCATCTTCTGGTGTTTAAGATCAAACTGAAGCAGTCTCATAAAACCCTCTCCACCTTTGCTGGCCTCCTGGTAATCCGCCAGAATCTGATATACCTTCCGGTCCTTGTGGCCGTCCTGATTATCATCCAGTTCATCTACTTTCAGCTGGGAGCTGTGGTAATGACCGCAAAGCACAGCAAAGACGTTGCGGTTTGGAATTACCACTTTGTTGTAAACTTGCTCCGCCACTTGAGAACGCTGACCATCTGCCAGCAGGTACTCATGAAATGCCAGAATGGCTTTATGGTCCGAATATTTAGACAACACTTTGTTCATCCATGCCAGCTCCCGCTGCCCTATTCCCCAGCCCATATAAACGACTACAAATTTCATGTTCCCTTCCGTAATCAGATCATAATGTCCGTGGTTGTTCTCATAAGAACGGCCATAAACGGGGCTTTTCTTGAAGCGGCTCGCACCAAACCATTTGCGGTAATTGACATCATTTTTCCCGGAATCGCTCACATCATGATTGCCCGCCAGAACCCCGTATGGAATTTTGCCCTGCTCCAGCACCTGCATCGCCAAATCGGCCTTCTCCCACTGCGTGCCTTCTGCCCAATGGTTCACAATATCCCCCGTATGGACGACGTATTTGATCTTCTGCTCCTCCTGATGCAGGACTGTCCAATTGACCATCGCGTTATAAATTTCAGGATAACTTTCCGAATAATACTGCGTATCCGACATCCAGACCATCGAGAAATCAAACGGATCCTCTGCTTGTGCCCCGGCCTCATGTCCTGGAATATGGAGACCGACAGCCAGAATGAAGCAAGCAGCAGCGATTCTAAGAAGCTTGTAGATGCGTTTCCCTTTCATCTGAGAAGTCCCCTTCCATGAATTCAACAACTTATTTCCTCTGTTTACTTTTCCAAATCCGGCAGAAAATAACCATCTTCTTTTTCCGTTATAAAACAGCAATGGCTCGCCCATACTAATGGAACCCTGTAAGAAGGAATTTCGAAGGATGAAAGAGGGAAGAGTATGGCATGGGCACTTATGGGGATCACTTTTGTAATCATCTGGCCGGTCGTTTTCTTGATGAAGAAAAACCTGCCTTGGGATGTGCTGTATACGAATGTGCTGTTTGGTTTGTTTGCTCAAAACCTCTCCGACAGCTTTGCCAGCTTTCGTTATTTAGCGTGGGGATTCTTTGACATTAACCAAGTTGAATACAGCTCCCTTTTCGTCATTTTGGGCATTTACCCCGCTTTTGCCATTCTCATTGTTAATTTGTTCCCCTTCAAAGGTGGAGTGATCATACAAATTTTTTACCTGCTGGGCTGGTCTATTTTCTCCACTCTCTATGAAGGGCTTGCTATTAAGTCAGGCATTATCTGGCACATGCACTGGGATTTATTTTGTTCCTTCTGTCTTTATCCGTTTATTTATTACCTGCTGATTCTGCAAATCCGGCTCCATTTATGGCTCAAACGTTTGCCTGACTCCACCTGACTCCACAAGAGAAAGAGGATTCTGATCATGTTATATGTGGAATTGATTGTCGTCTTTCTGTCCCTCATTGGGTTATTCAAGATCCATACTCTAGAGCGAAAAAACACCCTTATTGCCTGGATGTTTGGCGTTGTGGTCAATGAACTGTTTATGGTTGTGTCCAATCACGCTGTGATCAAAAGACCATACAACTGGACCACTCTTTGGCCCTATTTAGTTTATTTTAATCTGATGAATCCGTTGCTTATGCTTGTTGCTGTCCATCTCATACATATTCAAACTGGATGGTATCGGAAAGCTGGCGTAGCTTTGCTTTCAAGTCTTGTTCTGACAGCCGGCATTTATCTGTTTTATTCGAACCGGATGCTGCATCCCCAGAGTGTTCAGCCGCTGGTAGCGGTGGTTCTCTGGCTGTTTGGGCTAACCAGCATGTTGGGGCTTGTTCGCTATTTAAGTCATTCCTCCAAGAGGTGATTTCTGATGCTAAATCCCCCTGTTCAATTCGATGAAAATGAATGGCTCGTACTGGTCACCATGATTTTGCTGCCTCTGCTTATGTATGTGACTCCAAAAAGATTCTCTTCCAGTACCGCCATAGCCATCATGTTATATAATATTGCTTTCAGTCTGTGTACCGACTGCTTGGCAGGTTCTTGCTTTCCCTGGGATCTTTACGATACGATGGACACGAAGCAATATGATTTGTTTGATTTCTTTATTTATGTGATTCAATATCCGATATACGGGTATTTCTTCGCCTGGTTCTTAAGCTTCTGGAAGGAAAATACGGGAATGAGCCTGCTGTACGTGGTCATTTGGGCTTTGATTACAACCTTTCTGGAGTGGATTGCTGTACAATTTCACGTTTACCAGTATAAGCAAGATTGGGACATCAACCATTCTGCTTTCTTCTACCTCATTTATTTCCTGCTGGAAGCCAAATTCGTCCAGTGGCTGCTTCGGCAAGAACCACAAAAAAGCTTCTCCTGAGTTCAGGGGAAGCTTTTTTATCCTGTCGCTTTATTTTATCCTGTTGCTATATTAGCTGTTAATCCATTTTTTGAGCTGTTCTTTGGATTGGAGTCCTGTCACCTGATGAACGGGAACCCCGTCTTTAATGCGGACAATTGTTGGGATGCTCATGATACCGAATTTTGCTGCAGAAGCAGGATTTTCATCCACATTGACTTTGACTACCTTCACTGCATCCCCCATCTCGGTATCAAATTCATCCAGAATCGGAGACATCGCTTTGCATGGCCCGCACCATGGAGCCCAGAAATCTACAAGAACGGTGCCAGAGTGCCCGTTTACTTCCGCTTCAAAGGTTTCATCTGTTACATGTTGGATCATTTTAAATTCCTCCTAAAGGTTATTGGTTGGTTGGAGCCCTATTAGGCGTCCTTATAAATTGCCGAAAATCATATTTTGTAAAATATTTATATTTAAAAAAATTTAATGGTTCTAAAGTCAGAGACACGATGTGGACAACGTATGAATTCCCACTTTGGTTGCTGGGTAAGAAAAACCGCCTGTCAATACGTTGTCACGTTGTCATCCGTCTCCTGCCGATTAACCATTACATTTTCTTAATGACTGCTATAATGGTTCACCTGTACTGACAATTTCTTGATCGTTTCATTCAATTCCTGGAGCTGATTCATATCCATGGAACTGGCTGACAAGAAAGATTCCGGAATACACATCGCATCCTGCTTTAAAGCCTCGCCTTTATCCGTCAGCTTAATCATGACGACACGTTCGTCCTGTTTCAAGCGTTCCCGTTTGATCAGTTCGTTAGCTTCCATCCGTTTAAGCAATGGTGTTAATGTTCCGGTATCGAGATCCAGCGATTCGCCAAGTTCTTTCACCGAGGATTCACCTTGCTCCCACAATACCATCAACACCAAATACTGAGGATACGTAATTCCGAGCTTCTCCATCAGGGGCCGATACATCCGCGAAATGGCACGGGAGCACGAATATAATGAGAAGCACAAATGATCCTTAAGTTTAACTTCCTCCAACCTTATCCCCTCCTTGCATGTATCTTCTTCAGTCAAGTTTTTCACTTGATTACATCGTGCACAATGTAAATATAGCGTATTGTGATTATATTGTCAACAACTTATTTGGCAAATCGTTAATTGACGGATTCTCTATTTTATTATGCGCGGTGCCCAGGCAGCTTATGCTCATGCCCATTCCTTCTTCTTAAATCCATTTATGATTCGCTTACATTCATGCATACTATTTGCCCTTTAGGAAGATAATGGGGTTAAACAGCTTGCAGGAGGTTTTTATGACGGATTTTAGAGAAAGGTTGGAAGCCCGTTTTAAAAATGACCATGACTTTATGTGTTTAACCACTGTCTATCTTGGCCCGCTGCCTGTAACCCTGGCCGGATATTCTTCTCTAATCCACTTCCCCGATACCCTGAAGCTGTTGACTTTGCAGACTCAGCATTTGACTGAACCGGGCGAGGAAGCGCTTCGGTTCCTCTCTAGTCTCGGAACTTCCATACAGGGGCAGAATGCCGAGCAGGAAGCCGCTAAAGCGATAATCCGGGGCTCGATGATCCTCTTTCATGAACCCTCAGGGATATGCATCAACATTCAAGCTGTGGTTCCGCAAATGCTCAGCCGTCCGATTGAATCCCCTTCCACAGAAAATGTGCTCCGGGGCACGATCAGCTCTTTTAATGAAGATCTGGATAACAATATCGGACTCATCCGCAAGCAGCTGATGGATGAAGATTTGCAGATCAAATCTTACCTGTGCGGCAAACAAAAGTCGACAAGGCTTGAAGTTGTATATCTCGGCAATGCCGTTCAAGTTGAGTTTTTGAATCGTTTGTTAAAGCAAATTGAAGCAAAACAGGATACTGACACAACTAACATCAGGCAGTTAGGGATTATGCTGGGCTTTCGTAAATGGGAGTTTACAACAAAATTCCATTCAACAGAGCTTCCGCAAAGTACAGCCGCTGCTCTTAAGAATGGAAAAGTGGTCCTCTTGCTGGATCGTTTTCCATTCGCACTCATTCTTCCCAGCCTCCTAGCTGACATGTATGTGATGGAGGACGATAATAATTTTCCGTATCCGTTTACATTGTTCCTGCGGATGATTCGTATTGCCGGCATTATAATTACACTCTTGATTCCTGGTCTTTATGTAGCACTTGTTTCGGTTAACCCGGAGGTCCTCCGGATCGAGCTGGCTTTATCCATAGCCAAAAGCCGGGTGGATGTCCCCTACCCTGCCCTTATCGAAACGCTGCTGCTGCTCATTATTCTGGAGCTTATCCTGGAAGCAAGCGTACGGCTCCCCAAAAGCATTGGACCTACTCTTACGATGGTCGGAGGGATTATTTTGGGAGAGGCCATCGTCTCGGCCAAACTCGTGAGTAACTTGCTGATTATTATTCTGGCCGCTACAACCATTGCCTGCTCTACGGTTGTCGGGTATCAGAATTCCCTCACTTTACGGCTTATGAAATATGCGGTTTTGTTCCTGTGTTCCTTTTTCGGTGTCATGGGGCTTGTAGCCGGGCTGGTGATCATCTGCACCTATATAGCCCAAAACGAAACATTTGGAATTCCTTATTTTCAATTAAAAACTCCAAAGGATGAGAACAGTGGATAAAAGCTTTCCTGTAGTTGTGATGTACATTTTGACCCATTTGGCGTTGATCTTTTTCATGTATCCCACCTATATTGTCAGTGCCACCTCTTCTGGTCACTGGCTGCCTGTCCTCTTCGGCTATCTCATCCATCTCATTGTGCTTGTAGCCTATCTGACAGGACTCGGTTATTTCAATAACCAAGATATTGTTGAAATCCTTACGTCCAATAAAATTGCAGCTATTCTGCTCCTGCTTCCCGTAATCATATATCTGATCCTTCTGGCCATCGTCACCACACGGGCCATCTCGGAAATTATTACGATTGTTTATTTGTCCAAAACTCCGACATGGGTGATCATGTGTTTATTTTTAGTTATAGCGGGATATATGGCTAATTCGGGTCTAAAAGCTTTGCTTCGAATCGGGATATTGCTGGGCCTCATTTTTATACCCATTATATTGATGGTATTGATCGGTTCATTTCAAAACATAGACTGGCGGTATATCTTTCCTTTAGTCAGTAAAGAGATGTGGTCCTTTTCTTTTCTCAGTAGCGAATCATTCCATAAAAGCGGCTTCGCCTTCACCGGGGCCTTTGTATTCTTCGGATTCATCCCCAAACAATTTTCATTGAAACGCAAGCATATTTTATTATCAAGTCTATTTCTGTTTCCTATCTTTCTGGCAGCCGTTTACGTACCGGTTCTAACCTTCGGGGAGGCCACAGCTGCCCAGTTTCAATACCCCTTTATAACGAGTCTGGATACGGTAGAAAGCAATTGGATGATATTTGACAGGATCACGGTCTTTTTCCTGCAGAGCTTGATCGCATTCGTCATGCTGTATATCGGACTTGTGATGTGGGAAGCGGTAACAATCCTTAAACGAACAGTTATTAAAGTGAAGCACGGGTATATCTTGATCGCTCTGGTTCTCTTCGTATTCGCGGTCTGTCTGCAAATTACGGATTGGGCCGATGTAGAGAAAATCTTTTATTGGAACACACTCTTACGAAGCTATATCATCATCGTCCTTCCGGCTACGCTCCTATTGCTTGGAATATACCGGAAGAGAAAGTATGCCCAGCAGAAAGGATGAAGCTCCATGCCTCAACTTCAACCTATAGTCCTTTGGCGAACCGCGGTGATGCTGGCTAGTCTGCTCCTGCTCGCGGGCTGTTGGGACAATAAAGATATCAATCACCGTTCCTTGCCCATCGTGATGGGCGTTTCCATGGAAAACAACCAGTTTAATGTTTATCTAGATATTCCTACTATATCGGCAGAAGGCGGGGGAATGAAAGTGGTGAAAGGCACCGGGAATACCATCAGTGAAATCATCGACGATCTTAGCGCCGATATCGAAAGCCAGGTGGACCTGCTTCATTTAAAAATCATTGTCGTCGACAAGAAATACGCCCAAAAAGGGCTTAAAGACAGCATCTATACCTTTATGCGTTCCAGAGACATCTCCGCCAAAACGATCTTGATCGTTTCCAATGAAGATTTGGACACCTTCTTCAAGGATTTGAACGATTTTTCTCAAGATGAGGAGATCACCCTGTACAACTATTTTCAAAAAAATGCCGGCTGGAATCCGCAGATCACGGATACACGTATATGGCAGGTCTTCAGAAGTATCAACTCCTACACCCATGACGTCGTTGCTCCTTTGGTGAGAACCGGAGGCACAACCCCTGTTGATATTTTAGGTTCTGCGGTGTTCAAAAACGGGAAAATGGTTGACGAAATCAATACGGAAGAAACCTTGCTGATCAATGCTTTTAACGGAATAAGCGCCCAAGGAAAAATTGAGGTAATGAACAAGGCGACCGTTCAAATCATTAGCAGCTCGCTCTCCCATAAGACCTCTGTGCGAAACGGAGTTCCTTATCTCAACTCTAAATTAAAACTGAAAGTAACGCTTCTGGACACGAAAGGAGACCCTTCCGTTGAAGAAATTAAAAATGAGGTCCAGACTCTCCTTTGTAAACGGGTCAAGAAGTTCTTTGCACAAGTCCAACAGGACCAAGCCGATGTATTGGGAATAGGCCAGTTGTTTCGCACCAAGTTATCGAGACCTGAACTGGCCCATTGGAGGGAAGAATATTATCCGCGTATGGAGCTTAACCTTTCCGTTCACACGGATATTCAGAATCTGGGCAATTTGCGTACTACCGAATAAGACAAAAGCTGCGCCGGATACGGAAATGACACTCAAAGCCTACAGCCTATAATGCAAAACAAGCTGCAGCCCCGAACGGCCGGTGTTCCGATGGCCCAGGTCTTCAAAGCCGCATCGGCTGTAGAGCTGCCTTCCGGCTTCATTCTTCTCATTAACCGCCAGCACAATTTCCTCCTGATCCGGAAATAGCTGCTTAACCAGCTCCGGTAGTTTGAGCATAGCCTGCTTGGCATATCCTTGT
Encoded proteins:
- a CDS encoding spore germination protein, which translates into the protein MTDFRERLEARFKNDHDFMCLTTVYLGPLPVTLAGYSSLIHFPDTLKLLTLQTQHLTEPGEEALRFLSSLGTSIQGQNAEQEAAKAIIRGSMILFHEPSGICINIQAVVPQMLSRPIESPSTENVLRGTISSFNEDLDNNIGLIRKQLMDEDLQIKSYLCGKQKSTRLEVVYLGNAVQVEFLNRLLKQIEAKQDTDTTNIRQLGIMLGFRKWEFTTKFHSTELPQSTAAALKNGKVVLLLDRFPFALILPSLLADMYVMEDDNNFPYPFTLFLRMIRIAGIIITLLIPGLYVALVSVNPEVLRIELALSIAKSRVDVPYPALIETLLLLIILELILEASVRLPKSIGPTLTMVGGIILGEAIVSAKLVSNLLIIILAATTIACSTVVGYQNSLTLRLMKYAVLFLCSFFGVMGLVAGLVIICTYIAQNETFGIPYFQLKTPKDENSG
- a CDS encoding serine hydrolase domain-containing protein translates to MDLTQLSSAIAPVNLRSCLIQQQGKLIFEHYRRPQTFRETAKINSCTKSILSSLLCIAMDQGLLPALSTPASAFFPQLASAEDSRKQKITLEHLLTMTAGFSWTEFGGKNSFPHMTRTPDWIAYVLDQPLADEPGTRMEYNSGVSQMLSHILVQVSGMSTADFAEKYLFGPLGINHYEWETDPQGVHTGGFGLKLRPADLMKFGQLYLDKGRWQGEPLISSPLLERSVQPAIAVNDPWRGYYCWHWWADTYPGDDLSDPAASFEYFYARGFGGQFVHVIPKLDMVVVLTHDNRKNSKYPDVFRAFIAPLLIGEPVSDIR
- a CDS encoding GerAB/ArcD/ProY family transporter, producing MDKSFPVVVMYILTHLALIFFMYPTYIVSATSSGHWLPVLFGYLIHLIVLVAYLTGLGYFNNQDIVEILTSNKIAAILLLLPVIIYLILLAIVTTRAISEIITIVYLSKTPTWVIMCLFLVIAGYMANSGLKALLRIGILLGLIFIPIILMVLIGSFQNIDWRYIFPLVSKEMWSFSFLSSESFHKSGFAFTGAFVFFGFIPKQFSLKRKHILLSSLFLFPIFLAAVYVPVLTFGEATAAQFQYPFITSLDTVESNWMIFDRITVFFLQSLIAFVMLYIGLVMWEAVTILKRTVIKVKHGYILIALVLFVFAVCLQITDWADVEKIFYWNTLLRSYIIIVLPATLLLLGIYRKRKYAQQKG
- a CDS encoding MarR family winged helix-turn-helix transcriptional regulator; this encodes MEEVKLKDHLCFSLYSCSRAISRMYRPLMEKLGITYPQYLVLMVLWEQGESSVKELGESLDLDTGTLTPLLKRMEANELIKRERLKQDERVVMIKLTDKGEALKQDAMCIPESFLSASSMDMNQLQELNETIKKLSVQVNHYSSH
- a CDS encoding Ger(x)C family spore germination protein produces the protein MPQLQPIVLWRTAVMLASLLLLAGCWDNKDINHRSLPIVMGVSMENNQFNVYLDIPTISAEGGGMKVVKGTGNTISEIIDDLSADIESQVDLLHLKIIVVDKKYAQKGLKDSIYTFMRSRDISAKTILIVSNEDLDTFFKDLNDFSQDEEITLYNYFQKNAGWNPQITDTRIWQVFRSINSYTHDVVAPLVRTGGTTPVDILGSAVFKNGKMVDEINTEETLLINAFNGISAQGKIEVMNKATVQIISSSLSHKTSVRNGVPYLNSKLKLKVTLLDTKGDPSVEEIKNEVQTLLCKRVKKFFAQVQQDQADVLGIGQLFRTKLSRPELAHWREEYYPRMELNLSVHTDIQNLGNLRTTE
- a CDS encoding metallophosphoesterase — protein: MKGKRIYKLLRIAAACFILAVGLHIPGHEAGAQAEDPFDFSMVWMSDTQYYSESYPEIYNAMVNWTVLHQEEQKIKYVVHTGDIVNHWAEGTQWEKADLAMQVLEQGKIPYGVLAGNHDVSDSGKNDVNYRKWFGASRFKKSPVYGRSYENNHGHYDLITEGNMKFVVVYMGWGIGQRELAWMNKVLSKYSDHKAILAFHEYLLADGQRSQVAEQVYNKVVIPNRNVFAVLCGHYHSSQLKVDELDDNQDGHKDRKVYQILADYQEASKGGEGFMRLLQFDLKHQKMHVRTYSPYLDRYNYYSPEKYPQKDEFVVDLT
- the trxA gene encoding thioredoxin, with translation MIQHVTDETFEAEVNGHSGTVLVDFWAPWCGPCKAMSPILDEFDTEMGDAVKVVKVNVDENPASAAKFGIMSIPTIVRIKDGVPVHQVTGLQSKEQLKKWINS